A genomic window from Patescibacteria group bacterium includes:
- a CDS encoding glycosyltransferase, producing MISSVILTKNEEENIEECIKSLNWCDEVIVIDNYSEDKTREVAKK from the coding sequence ATGATCTCATCAGTTATTCTTACCAAAAACGAAGAAGAAAATATTGAAGAATGTATAAAGTCTCTTAATTGGTGTGATGAAGTAATTGTTATTGATAATTATTCTGAGGATAAGACTCGGGAGGTTGCAAAGAAAT